One segment of Pirellulales bacterium DNA contains the following:
- a CDS encoding PEP-CTERM sorting domain-containing protein: MIQKTLLCQMLVLNAAWIGMSSSTLADVQKIIFTIDPSQSSLSAIAVDNAFGTTVAQPGGSLSSPLSGHFLVEFDPTNPTSIQFDGGNGFMNLATTGSYLPGPDPANNSSSLTTPAPADLGGRSTDDQVQYAYRGLSWDWQSPTLPINSGDNSFDVNQLGYQVLGGVADIIYPGLGGGTVQFTGDSGNVSAVGTASFSQASPGNWTFSFSFHVPEDYSFGSAGSGVIDYAGHLVATAQFGAGNTAPVSAGSNTPPASLIGGAAQTGGLDASFANVTTSGNVYAQQIPTTGLSVQAYNSLATETNFHLIGGATPQIWEVSFSGAFSGPATLTFNYDPTQLGGADPSSLFIEHFNSNTQQWENLGGIVDATNHTITIQTSSFSGFALATVPEPSTLALLAMGAVFLAGLVRRRRRK, encoded by the coding sequence ATGATCCAGAAGACGCTGCTGTGCCAGATGCTCGTGCTGAATGCTGCTTGGATAGGGATGAGCTCTTCGACCTTGGCCGACGTTCAAAAAATCATCTTCACGATCGATCCATCGCAAAGTTCTCTTTCGGCAATTGCCGTCGACAATGCTTTTGGTACCACCGTCGCGCAGCCTGGCGGCAGCCTCAGCAGCCCGCTCAGTGGGCACTTCCTGGTCGAGTTCGATCCGACGAATCCGACGTCGATTCAATTCGATGGGGGCAATGGCTTCATGAACCTGGCCACTACCGGCTCGTACCTGCCCGGGCCCGATCCGGCCAATAATTCATCGTCGTTAACCACGCCGGCTCCGGCCGACCTGGGCGGACGCAGCACCGACGATCAGGTGCAATATGCCTATCGTGGACTTTCTTGGGATTGGCAAAGCCCCACGCTGCCGATCAACTCTGGCGATAATTCCTTCGACGTGAACCAGCTTGGCTATCAAGTGCTCGGCGGAGTCGCGGACATCATTTATCCGGGCCTGGGCGGAGGAACCGTTCAGTTCACCGGTGATTCGGGAAATGTTTCCGCCGTCGGCACCGCGAGCTTTTCGCAAGCTTCGCCTGGCAACTGGACATTCTCCTTCTCGTTCCATGTGCCTGAGGATTATTCATTCGGCAGCGCGGGGAGCGGAGTGATCGACTACGCCGGGCACCTGGTGGCGACTGCGCAGTTCGGCGCGGGCAACACGGCCCCGGTATCGGCTGGAAGCAACACGCCGCCGGCCTCGTTGATTGGCGGCGCTGCTCAGACCGGTGGCCTCGATGCATCGTTCGCCAACGTGACGACGTCCGGCAACGTCTATGCCCAGCAGATTCCGACCACCGGCCTGAGCGTGCAGGCGTACAATTCGTTGGCCACGGAAACCAACTTTCATCTCATCGGTGGCGCCACGCCGCAAATCTGGGAAGTGAGCTTTAGCGGCGCGTTCAGCGGGCCGGCAACGCTGACCTTTAATTACGACCCCACGCAGCTCGGTGGGGCGGATCCGTCCAGCCTGTTCATTGAGCACTTCAACAGCAACACGCAGCAGTGGGAAAACCTTGGCGGCATTGTCGACGCCACGAACCACACGATCACGATCCAGACCAGCAGCTTCTCGGGATTCGCGCTTGCCACGGTGCCGGAGCCGTCAACCCTGGCGCTCTTGGCCATGGGAGCGGTGTTCCTGGCCGGCCTGGTTCGTCGCAGGCGCCGAAAGTAG
- a CDS encoding DegT/DnrJ/EryC1/StrS family aminotransferase: MEGYNNSMRIPVSRPYFWGDERNLLLEAFDGGWISSQGAFVSQFESGFASEVGVTHAIATCNGTCALQLLFAALGIQAGDEVIVPDFVMMAPIFALLHCGATPIPVDADETWNMDPGQIESRITNRTVGILAVHTYGHPSNMGAIAGIASRHNLLLVEDAAEAHGAKVDGRQVGTFGIASVFSFYANKIITCGEGGIVVTNDDALASRLRSLRNMCFGDSDETRFVHASVGFNFRMSNMHAAIGVAQLRHLDAAIADRRRIAQSYRSGLDGISGIVCPPQASWADAVNWVYGVLVNDDCAVSRQEMQQYLQRNGIETRRFFTPLHDQPFMTKDTHRHSYTVSSRLCSQGLYLPTYVGLVNDDIARITHTVRSIST; encoded by the coding sequence GTGGAAGGATACAACAACTCAATGCGAATCCCAGTGAGTCGGCCCTATTTCTGGGGCGACGAGCGCAACTTGTTGCTCGAAGCGTTTGATGGGGGCTGGATCTCTTCGCAGGGGGCATTTGTTTCGCAATTTGAATCTGGCTTCGCTTCAGAAGTCGGTGTTACTCATGCAATAGCGACATGCAATGGCACGTGCGCGTTGCAACTTCTCTTTGCCGCTCTAGGCATACAAGCTGGGGACGAAGTGATCGTCCCGGATTTCGTCATGATGGCACCTATATTCGCTCTCCTTCATTGTGGCGCCACGCCAATTCCCGTGGACGCCGACGAAACCTGGAATATGGACCCCGGCCAGATAGAGAGTCGAATCACCAATCGCACCGTCGGAATTCTTGCTGTGCACACCTACGGTCATCCCTCGAATATGGGAGCGATTGCTGGTATCGCATCACGGCATAATCTACTCCTGGTCGAGGACGCCGCAGAAGCGCACGGAGCAAAGGTGGATGGGCGACAAGTCGGGACCTTTGGAATTGCCTCTGTATTTAGCTTTTACGCGAACAAAATTATTACTTGTGGAGAAGGCGGCATCGTTGTCACCAATGACGACGCGCTTGCCTCGCGCTTGCGTTCGCTTCGCAACATGTGTTTTGGCGACTCGGACGAAACGCGCTTCGTCCATGCTAGCGTTGGCTTTAACTTTCGCATGTCCAATATGCATGCCGCGATCGGCGTGGCACAACTCCGCCACCTTGATGCTGCGATTGCCGATCGTCGGCGAATCGCTCAATCATATCGCTCTGGTCTCGACGGTATTTCCGGAATCGTATGTCCGCCTCAAGCCTCATGGGCCGATGCTGTAAACTGGGTCTACGGAGTTCTAGTAAATGATGACTGTGCTGTATCGCGACAAGAAATGCAGCAATACTTGCAAAGGAATGGAATCGAGACGCGACGGTTCTTTACGCCGCTGCACGACCAGCCATTCATGACCAAAGACACCCATCGACACAGCTACACAGTATCTTCAAGATTGTGCAGTCAAGGGCTTTACCTGCCCACTTACGTCGGTCTTGTAAATGATGATATCGCACGCATTACTCACACAGTGAGAAGCATTAGCACTTAG
- a CDS encoding Gfo/Idh/MocA family oxidoreductase has product MTRSPLSRREFLHQAALAGTGVATVGLLPRIAPAAAPRSPNDKLNIGVIGVAAQGAYNLGNVATENIVALCDIDQHRLAEAADKHPNAKKYADYRQMLDQKDLDAVVVATPDHSHAIPAVWALKRGLDVYCEKPLAHSVYEVRQVRNWAAKQKAVTQMGTQIHNTGDNYRRVVELVQAGALGKVGRVHVWKEKDSRLGHGKRVKQGTPPDYVDYDLWVGAAPMRPFDESHFHFNWRYWWDFGGGILADFGCHFMDLPFWALNLRYPKSVQAKGEITYHADNDVPDNMQVDYEFPARGDMPPVHLTWYHGTWKPEGAEAYGKGSAVLFEGERGRLLADYGTRKLFLEPGLTAETPPETIPPSIGHHQEWIRACKTRDNTTCNFDYSGALAEAVLLGNVSYRAGGKKLDWDGELLKATNCPEADNYLQREYRPGWTL; this is encoded by the coding sequence ATGACCCGATCTCCGCTCAGTCGTCGTGAATTCTTGCACCAGGCGGCGTTGGCCGGCACCGGCGTCGCCACGGTCGGCTTGCTGCCGCGCATAGCGCCTGCCGCGGCGCCGCGTTCGCCTAACGACAAGTTGAATATCGGCGTGATCGGCGTCGCCGCCCAAGGCGCTTACAACCTGGGAAACGTGGCGACCGAGAACATCGTGGCCCTGTGCGATATCGACCAGCACCGCCTGGCCGAGGCGGCCGACAAGCACCCGAACGCCAAGAAGTACGCCGACTATCGGCAGATGCTCGATCAAAAAGATCTCGACGCTGTCGTGGTTGCCACGCCCGACCATTCGCACGCCATTCCCGCGGTGTGGGCGCTGAAACGTGGGCTGGATGTGTATTGCGAGAAGCCGCTGGCTCATTCGGTCTATGAAGTGCGACAGGTCCGCAACTGGGCCGCCAAGCAAAAAGCGGTCACGCAAATGGGCACGCAGATTCATAACACCGGCGACAACTATCGCCGCGTCGTCGAGCTGGTGCAGGCGGGTGCGCTGGGAAAGGTCGGACGCGTACACGTCTGGAAAGAGAAGGATTCGCGCCTCGGGCACGGCAAACGGGTCAAGCAAGGTACGCCCCCGGACTACGTCGACTACGATTTGTGGGTTGGGGCCGCGCCGATGCGCCCCTTCGACGAATCGCACTTCCACTTCAATTGGCGCTACTGGTGGGATTTCGGCGGCGGCATCCTGGCCGACTTCGGCTGTCACTTCATGGACCTGCCGTTCTGGGCCCTCAACTTGCGCTATCCCAAGAGCGTGCAAGCCAAGGGCGAGATCACGTACCACGCCGACAACGACGTGCCGGACAACATGCAGGTCGATTACGAATTCCCGGCGCGCGGCGATATGCCGCCGGTACACCTCACCTGGTATCACGGCACGTGGAAGCCCGAGGGGGCCGAGGCCTATGGCAAGGGGAGCGCGGTCTTGTTCGAAGGGGAACGCGGCCGACTGCTGGCCGATTACGGCACGCGGAAGCTGTTCCTTGAACCGGGTCTCACCGCCGAGACGCCGCCGGAAACGATTCCGCCCTCGATCGGGCATCATCAGGAATGGATCCGCGCCTGCAAAACGCGCGACAACACGACTTGCAACTTCGACTATTCGGGCGCGCTGGCCGAAGCAGTGCTCTTGGGCAACGTCTCGTACCGCGCCGGCGGCAAGAAACTCGACTGGGATGGCGAACTGCTGAAGGCCACCAACTGCCCCGAGGCCGACAACTACCTGCAGCGCGAATACCGTCCCGGTTGGACGCTGTGA
- a CDS encoding DUF4159 domain-containing protein produces the protein MAGRPLAWLFLALYCAASVAPPARADVTAEQVREAIDRGVTYLRRQQFPDGSWQEIAPIMAGGVTSLCTLALLNAGVPKDDPQIQAALNILRQIPAVSNYPTALQTMVFAIAEPEKDIQLLRRNVRWIEEQQKRDAAHRGMWSYPLGNGDNSNSQFAILALYEAQRAGVSISPHILRTALSYWTQSQNSDGSWGYQPGQQGTGSMTCAGIGAVALALDVLEEGDATVEGANVRCCRPHRQQGSIDQALDWLAKHFSVRSNPNNNMWPLYYLYGLERAGRLTNQRFVGLHDWYREGSEVLVEQQNQVTGAWIEKGLGQINPNIGTSFALLFLAKGRRPVVAAKLKHQPNEDWNHHRKDLAHVVEYAEKRWKRDLTWQIIDVDAATTEDLLEAPVLYLCGEDAPQMSDEEVRMLRDYINRGGFILGDAVCGGKEFDRGFRALVERVFPEPEYKLRLLPPEHPIWSAEEPVDARYQRPLWGIDLGCRTCVVYCPENLSCYWELAREHRERKYGGDMEARIDAAKKIGVNVLAYATNRDPKYKLDLPQLAGAGPREAFDRAKLYVATVRHSGGANVAPLALPNLLRYLSGELGLRANTDDRELGLADDRLFEFPVVFMHGREKFSLSEQEREKLKTFLQRGGVLFADAICTSEAFAGAFRQEIATMFPDHPLKTISADDPLFTTKYGGFDLKTVTRREAAPPDADGRPKTAVREVAPELEVLQLDDRYAVIFSRYDLSCALEKHETAGCFGYSSDSAARIGLNALLYAIEQ, from the coding sequence ATGGCGGGTCGCCCTCTGGCGTGGCTTTTTCTCGCGCTGTATTGCGCGGCGAGCGTCGCTCCCCCGGCGCGGGCCGACGTCACGGCGGAACAGGTGCGCGAGGCAATCGATCGCGGCGTCACCTATTTGCGCCGCCAGCAGTTTCCTGATGGCTCGTGGCAGGAAATCGCGCCGATCATGGCGGGCGGTGTCACCTCGCTGTGTACGCTGGCGCTGTTGAACGCGGGGGTGCCCAAAGACGACCCGCAGATTCAGGCGGCGCTGAATATCTTGCGACAGATTCCCGCGGTTTCGAACTATCCGACGGCACTGCAAACGATGGTGTTTGCCATCGCCGAACCAGAGAAAGATATCCAGTTGCTGCGCCGCAATGTGCGCTGGATCGAAGAGCAGCAAAAGCGCGACGCGGCGCATCGCGGTATGTGGAGCTACCCACTCGGCAATGGCGACAATTCCAACTCGCAATTCGCCATCCTGGCGCTGTACGAAGCGCAACGCGCGGGGGTCTCGATCAGCCCGCACATTTTGCGCACGGCGCTCAGCTATTGGACGCAGTCGCAAAACTCCGATGGCTCCTGGGGCTATCAGCCCGGCCAGCAGGGAACGGGCAGCATGACGTGCGCCGGCATCGGTGCCGTGGCGCTGGCTCTCGATGTGCTCGAAGAGGGGGACGCCACGGTCGAAGGCGCTAACGTGCGCTGCTGCCGGCCGCATCGTCAGCAAGGTTCCATCGATCAGGCGCTCGATTGGCTCGCGAAGCATTTTTCGGTTCGCAGCAATCCCAACAACAACATGTGGCCTCTTTATTACCTTTACGGTTTGGAGCGCGCTGGCCGTTTGACGAATCAACGCTTCGTCGGCCTGCACGACTGGTACCGCGAAGGTTCCGAGGTGCTGGTCGAGCAGCAGAACCAGGTCACCGGCGCGTGGATCGAAAAGGGACTGGGGCAGATCAATCCGAATATCGGCACTAGTTTTGCCCTGTTATTTCTCGCCAAGGGGCGCCGGCCGGTTGTTGCCGCCAAGCTCAAACATCAGCCGAACGAAGATTGGAATCATCACCGCAAAGACCTGGCCCACGTGGTGGAGTACGCCGAAAAGCGCTGGAAACGCGACCTGACCTGGCAAATCATCGACGTCGACGCCGCCACGACCGAAGACCTGCTCGAAGCGCCGGTGCTGTACCTGTGCGGCGAGGACGCTCCGCAGATGAGCGATGAAGAAGTGCGGATGCTGCGCGACTACATCAACCGTGGCGGTTTCATCCTGGGGGACGCTGTCTGTGGCGGCAAGGAATTCGATCGCGGCTTTCGGGCCCTCGTCGAGCGTGTGTTCCCTGAGCCCGAGTACAAGTTGCGCTTACTGCCCCCCGAGCATCCCATCTGGAGCGCCGAAGAGCCGGTCGACGCCCGCTACCAGAGGCCGCTGTGGGGCATCGATCTGGGGTGCCGGACGTGCGTCGTTTACTGTCCCGAAAACCTGTCCTGCTACTGGGAACTGGCGCGCGAGCATCGCGAACGAAAATACGGCGGCGACATGGAGGCCCGCATCGACGCGGCTAAGAAGATCGGTGTGAACGTGCTGGCCTATGCCACGAACCGCGACCCGAAATACAAGCTCGACCTGCCGCAACTGGCGGGCGCCGGTCCGCGCGAAGCATTCGATCGCGCCAAGCTGTACGTCGCCACGGTACGACATTCCGGCGGCGCGAATGTCGCGCCTTTGGCGCTTCCGAACCTGCTGCGCTATCTGTCGGGCGAACTCGGTTTGCGCGCCAATACCGACGATCGCGAGCTGGGCCTGGCCGACGACCGGCTGTTCGAATTCCCGGTCGTGTTCATGCACGGCCGCGAGAAGTTTTCGCTCAGCGAGCAGGAACGCGAGAAGTTGAAGACATTCTTGCAGCGGGGCGGCGTGTTGTTCGCCGACGCGATCTGCACGAGCGAGGCCTTCGCTGGGGCATTCCGGCAGGAAATCGCCACGATGTTTCCCGATCACCCGTTGAAAACAATCTCGGCCGACGATCCGCTGTTCACCACCAAGTACGGTGGATTCGATTTGAAGACCGTGACGCGCCGCGAGGCGGCGCCGCCGGACGCCGATGGTCGCCCGAAAACGGCCGTCCGCGAAGTCGCGCCGGAGCTCGAGGTGCTGCAACTCGACGATCGCTACGCCGTGATCTTTTCGCGCTACGATTTGAGCTGCGCCCTGGAAAAGCACGAAACGGCCGGCTGCTTCGGCTACTCGAGCGATTCGGCCGCGCGCATCGGGCTGAACGCGCTTCTGTACGCGATCGAGCAGTAG
- a CDS encoding NAD(P)-dependent oxidoreductase, whose translation MIDLRNGTVMVAGGAGFVGSAVVRELLSRGCQVVSYDNYLHGVPSNVAGLPDSLVAICGDLLDEWKLSRTISEHNVSTVINCVGDTFVPTAYSMPKRFFDINLAGHYNVLQAARNHAIRRVLYVSSTEVYGPLISPRASESHPLAPVNTYAVSKLAADRLSYTFAIEHSVSVVIARIFNCYGPRESEPYVIPEIISQLNKGTVLKLGNTKAQRDFTYVHDTAKALIALLEADVPSGTAVNVGSDNAHSVEELVKMLARLMELDNVQIEVDPARLRLCDIDYFRCDNTKLKHLTGWAPTVTIEEGLRLTLDWFRANGSRWSWEAFSDGCNMYR comes from the coding sequence ATGATTGATCTGCGAAACGGAACTGTGATGGTGGCTGGCGGTGCCGGCTTTGTCGGATCGGCGGTTGTTCGAGAACTCCTATCGCGAGGTTGCCAAGTTGTCTCCTACGACAACTATTTGCATGGAGTTCCGTCGAACGTAGCTGGTCTTCCCGATTCTTTGGTCGCGATTTGCGGTGATTTACTGGACGAATGGAAGTTATCTCGCACCATTTCGGAACACAATGTATCGACCGTAATTAACTGTGTTGGCGACACATTTGTACCGACTGCTTACAGTATGCCAAAACGTTTCTTTGATATTAATTTAGCGGGCCACTACAACGTCTTACAGGCAGCACGCAACCACGCGATACGACGAGTCTTATACGTCTCAAGTACTGAGGTGTACGGCCCGCTCATCTCCCCGCGTGCTAGCGAGTCTCATCCTCTTGCGCCGGTCAACACGTACGCTGTCTCGAAGCTAGCGGCAGACCGCCTGTCCTACACGTTCGCGATAGAGCACTCTGTGTCTGTTGTAATCGCAAGAATCTTTAATTGCTACGGCCCTAGAGAATCCGAGCCCTATGTTATCCCGGAGATCATTTCTCAGCTTAATAAGGGCACCGTTTTGAAGCTAGGAAACACGAAGGCCCAGCGCGATTTTACATATGTCCACGATACCGCTAAAGCTCTCATTGCGCTTTTGGAGGCCGATGTGCCGTCGGGCACTGCGGTGAATGTAGGATCAGATAACGCACATAGCGTTGAGGAGTTGGTGAAGATGCTCGCGCGCCTAATGGAATTGGACAATGTGCAAATCGAGGTCGATCCTGCACGCTTACGCCTTTGTGACATCGACTATTTTAGGTGTGACAATACAAAACTCAAACACTTAACTGGCTGGGCACCCACCGTTACGATCGAGGAGGGCTTGCGATTAACACTCGATTGGTTTCGTGCGAATGGAAGCCGTTGGAGCTGGGAAGCCTTTTCCGATGGTTGCAATATGTATCGATGA
- a CDS encoding cellulase family glycosylhydrolase yields the protein MDWMFMRDGHARCIRLDGQEGWEHHAGGWKDVIEAVRDNLHCADGIKFLGSVEDEMFAGHVIAEPWVGFLHQVPRHNLKWFPDLERLLRLDTWIASAKNCLGLFVLSTVLKDYLLAECPEIPVARVPYPFTPTTSRFDFRTYNQQSERRLLFVGEYLRNYQAFFDLEAPGYRKYLLLPSNARLDHVRDTGSVLRLPRVSDEEYDALVARSVLFLNLYDAPANTTVLECIARGTPLLINRLPGVVEYLGNDYPLFYESLDEASALLSDSARLEAAVAHLAEIREGGTLSRETFVDAVVESAIYRSLPVPSTQQRFRTYDVSLLICSYKRLDNIAVILEALCQQTYDGTFEVIIWNNNKDTQDALEHICARFRDVLDITLIQSSFNYYCVVRLAAASLVRSPDILICDDDVIPSTHYVARFMSKRREYGPEAVLCIRGHVFLPHDMDEENPGRIWTDYEHIRFFDEGVDDRQVHFFHADNCLISTKVMQAAASVPIPRLDFWLIDDYWMSYVFGAILHIPVWKIRADDVARFTPSAEDASVALFLNPHVQAERVNMYVHHMRAGWPYSLRRASAKKVDVPATTVEWDVDARFAGVNMFSEATRQDFRDVRQAGVKVIRIGAVNDATDLRYLVDATGDNICISDETVSRLATSIEMAAEHGLKVVLTLTHVPGRLFSVADEYDLRMWASVEHRMRIVKLWDTLAHYFASHRNVVAFDLLNEPFTPLDTTRSSKELGPDPCIDMLNAIYADCLTAIRRHSTTLKVIFESTHWANPQRVSQLKLVDDSNVMYSCHMYQPVALTNRAHNKQRYCYPGPVRQSPDSTEGGILVWDKATLRNYLSPIEVWRKEMGLSSSQIFIGEFGICRETVGAQQYLTDLMDIFDEFRWSWCLYAFRDEAWDAMDYELGPSLDQMFRVEGGHMFDVISRRLAKSTERR from the coding sequence ATGGACTGGATGTTTATGCGAGACGGCCACGCGCGTTGTATACGCCTCGACGGTCAAGAAGGCTGGGAGCATCATGCTGGCGGCTGGAAGGACGTCATCGAAGCAGTCCGCGATAACCTTCACTGCGCCGACGGAATCAAGTTCCTTGGTTCCGTTGAAGACGAAATGTTTGCCGGACATGTAATTGCGGAGCCGTGGGTGGGGTTTCTTCATCAGGTGCCCCGCCACAACCTCAAGTGGTTTCCGGACTTGGAACGCCTTCTTCGACTCGACACCTGGATCGCAAGCGCCAAGAATTGTCTTGGGCTTTTCGTCCTTTCTACCGTGTTGAAGGATTATCTTCTCGCCGAATGTCCAGAGATCCCCGTCGCTCGAGTACCTTACCCGTTTACGCCGACAACGTCGCGCTTCGACTTTCGCACGTACAATCAGCAGAGCGAGCGACGCTTATTGTTCGTTGGCGAATATTTGCGAAATTACCAGGCGTTCTTCGATCTCGAGGCACCCGGTTATAGGAAGTACCTATTATTGCCCAGCAATGCACGTTTAGATCACGTTCGTGACACAGGATCAGTTCTCCGACTTCCGAGAGTGAGCGACGAGGAATACGATGCTTTAGTGGCAAGGTCAGTTCTCTTCTTAAATCTATACGACGCCCCGGCAAATACTACCGTCTTGGAGTGCATAGCGAGGGGTACGCCGTTACTAATAAATAGACTTCCGGGAGTTGTAGAGTATTTGGGAAACGACTACCCGTTATTTTACGAATCGCTGGACGAGGCTTCCGCATTGTTATCGGATTCTGCACGCCTTGAGGCCGCGGTGGCGCATCTTGCGGAGATCCGCGAGGGCGGCACACTATCGAGAGAGACGTTTGTAGACGCAGTGGTCGAATCGGCAATATACCGTTCGTTGCCAGTACCCAGCACTCAACAGCGCTTTCGCACGTACGACGTGTCCCTTCTTATCTGTTCTTACAAGCGGCTAGATAACATCGCTGTAATATTAGAGGCTCTTTGCCAACAAACGTATGACGGCACGTTCGAGGTGATCATCTGGAACAACAACAAGGACACACAAGATGCGTTGGAGCACATATGTGCTCGCTTCCGTGACGTCCTAGATATTACATTAATACAGTCGTCGTTCAATTATTATTGTGTCGTGCGCCTCGCGGCGGCCAGTCTCGTAAGAAGCCCCGATATTCTAATCTGCGACGACGATGTGATCCCCTCAACGCACTACGTAGCGCGCTTCATGAGCAAGCGTCGCGAATATGGGCCCGAGGCTGTCCTATGTATTCGTGGACACGTGTTCCTTCCGCACGACATGGATGAAGAGAATCCAGGTCGTATATGGACCGATTATGAACATATTCGTTTTTTTGATGAGGGGGTTGACGACAGGCAGGTGCATTTCTTTCATGCGGACAACTGCCTTATAAGCACTAAGGTAATGCAAGCAGCCGCGAGTGTGCCGATTCCCCGTTTGGACTTTTGGCTGATTGACGACTACTGGATGTCCTATGTGTTCGGTGCGATCCTGCACATTCCGGTATGGAAGATCAGAGCCGATGACGTGGCGCGCTTCACCCCAAGCGCCGAGGACGCGTCGGTGGCCTTGTTCCTTAATCCACACGTGCAGGCCGAGCGAGTAAACATGTACGTGCATCACATGAGGGCGGGCTGGCCGTACAGTCTACGACGTGCCTCAGCAAAGAAAGTGGATGTGCCTGCTACCACAGTGGAGTGGGATGTTGATGCGAGGTTTGCGGGCGTGAATATGTTTTCCGAAGCGACGCGGCAGGACTTTCGAGATGTGCGCCAGGCGGGAGTTAAAGTGATACGAATTGGGGCAGTAAACGATGCAACAGATCTGCGGTATTTGGTCGACGCAACTGGGGATAACATTTGCATATCCGACGAAACGGTCAGTCGGCTGGCAACGTCCATTGAAATGGCTGCGGAACACGGCCTCAAGGTTGTGTTGACTCTCACTCATGTTCCAGGAAGGCTGTTCAGCGTTGCGGACGAGTACGACCTTCGGATGTGGGCGTCCGTAGAGCACCGGATGCGCATCGTTAAGCTATGGGATACATTGGCACATTACTTCGCTTCGCACCGCAATGTCGTCGCGTTCGATCTTCTTAACGAGCCATTCACGCCTCTTGATACAACCAGGTCCTCTAAAGAGCTGGGGCCGGATCCGTGCATAGATATGCTAAATGCAATATACGCCGATTGCCTAACCGCAATTCGGCGCCATTCGACAACTCTGAAGGTAATATTTGAAAGCACGCACTGGGCAAATCCGCAAAGGGTATCGCAGCTTAAGCTGGTAGACGATAGCAATGTTATGTATTCGTGCCACATGTATCAGCCAGTGGCGTTAACTAATCGTGCGCATAATAAACAGCGATACTGTTATCCCGGCCCGGTGAGGCAATCGCCGGACTCAACGGAAGGCGGCATACTGGTGTGGGATAAGGCGACACTTAGGAATTACCTTAGTCCTATCGAAGTGTGGCGCAAAGAGATGGGCTTGAGCTCGTCTCAAATATTCATTGGCGAATTTGGGATTTGTCGCGAAACCGTCGGTGCCCAGCAATACCTAACGGATTTGATGGATATTTTTGACGAGTTCCGATGGTCGTGGTGTCTTTACGCGTTCCGCGACGAAGCGTGGGATGCCATGGATTATGAGTTAGGGCCGTCGCTCGATCAGATGTTTAGGGTTGAGGGCGGACACATGTTTGACGTGATATCACGACGACTGGCGAAGAGCACAGAACGCCGGTAA